The following are encoded in a window of Apis mellifera strain DH4 linkage group LG10, Amel_HAv3.1, whole genome shotgun sequence genomic DNA:
- the LOC727262 gene encoding derlin-1 — MSDVRNWFNSLPIFTRYWLLCTVVCTLVGRFGLINPTSLILINDRFINNFEIWRAATSVFFYPLNPSTGFHFLINCYFLYNYSLRLERGEYDGRPADYCFLLLFNWICCVIIGLIGEFHFLMDPMVLSILYVWCQLNKDATVNFWFGTSFKAIYFPWVLFAFNLIISGGGMMELFGILVGHLYVFLKFKYPQELGGLELLNTPKILESYFPPQRGNIRWFGSVPIQRSQTQHTRNTFGGHNWGRGYVLGE, encoded by the exons ATGTCGGATGTGAGAAATTGGTTTAATTCTTTACCAATTTTCACAAGATATTGGCTATTATGTACAGTAGTTTGTACATTAGTAGGAAGATTCGGACTAATAAATCCGACCTCACTAATACTTATAAATGACCGCTTcataaacaattttgaaatttggagAGCAGCAACCAGTGTTTTTTTCTATCCTCTTAATCCAAGTACAGgctttcattttttgattaattgttatttcttatataattattcgctGAGGTTAGAACGTGGAGAATATGATGGAAGACCAGcagattattgttttttactCTTATTTAATTGGATATGTTGCGTTATCATAGGACTTATTggtgaatttcattttcttatggATCCTATGGTACTTAGCATATTATATGTTTGGtgtcaattaaataaagatgctACTGTTAATTTCTGGTTTG GTACATCATTTAAagcaatatattttccatggGTATTGTTTGcgtttaatcttattatatctgGAGGTGGTATGATGGAACTTTTTGGTATTTTAGTGGGACatctttatgtatttttaaaatttaaatatcctcAAGAACTTGGTGGACTTGAGCTTTTGAATACTCCAAAAATTCTTGAATCTTATTTTCCACCTCAAAGAGGTAATATTAGATGGTTTGGATCTGTACCTATACAAAGATCGCAGACTCAACATACTAGAAATACATTTGGTGGTCATAATTGGGGACGAGGATATGTCTTAGgagaataa